The Glandiceps talaboti chromosome 9, keGlaTala1.1, whole genome shotgun sequence genome window below encodes:
- the LOC144440348 gene encoding uncharacterized protein LOC144440348, which yields MSFLLKKQAESWLLLKKQIDMFVKKTNLEVGVVVSFYDKVLAKRKFIVHGTDCMQQSLQEKLPDMVIPPVTSTRYQRTATDETDSSDVGGATDNSTSVPIPDLPDIRDSPQGCLSKLTFAELRHLIPTIVKTSVGRNQALWGNQDKAPMWWPVDVPYCNPCKRPKEVDGWTELLRRAAKACYVYYQREDLTAATPEDIQFHPEIPALQQIVYNYTTLNQNDLELLNMHSTPETLHVLPSTMEISTIPSFEDSTLHTNDSLSFHDTFQVTEEASLQDQTQSDDQFGMHSHDLSEHTVSYAIQSPSQPMQSSSSMLVRRSQRKSKKTTRALEYVMQIARRRR from the exons ATGTCATTCCTCTTGAAGAAGCAGGCTGAAAGTTGGCTTCTTTTAAAGAAGCAGATCGATATGTTCGTAAAAAAGACTAACTTAGAAGTTGGAGTGGTCGTATCGTTTTACGACAAAGTGTTAGCGAAACGCAAGTTTATCGTCCACGGTACTGATTGCATGCAGCAGTCACTTCAAGAAAAACTTCCAGATATGGTTATACCACCCGTTACATCCACTCGGTATCAACGTACAGCCACTGATGAGACAGATAGTTCAGATGTCGGCGGAGCCACAGACAACTCAACGTCCGTACCAATCCCAGACCTACCAGACATCCGTGACTCACCACAAGGCTGCCTGAGCAAGCTTACGTTTGCCGAACTCAGACATCTGATTCCAACCATCGTGAAGACTAGCGTCGGTCGAAACCAGGCGTTATGGGGTAATCAAGACAAAGCTCCCATGTGGTGGCCTGTAGATGTGCCCTACTGCAACCCATGCAAACGTCCGAAAGAGGTAGACGGCTGGACAGAACTCTTGAGGAGAGCTGCAAAGGCTTGTTACGTGTACTACCAACGAGAAGATTTGACAG CTGCTACACCAGAAGATATACAATTCCATCCTGAAATACCTGCCCTCCAGCAGATAGTTTACAATTATACCACACtgaatcaaaatgatcttg aacttttaaatatgcattCTACACCGGAAACACTACATGTCCTACCATCAACCATGGAAATATCAACAATACCGAGTTTTGAAGACAGTACTCTCCACACCAATGACTCACTGTCTTTTCATGACACATTCCAAGTAACTGAGGAAGCCTCCTTGCAAGACCAAACCCAGTCTGATGACCAGTTTGGCATGCACAGCCACGACCTATCTGAGCACACAGTATCATATGCCATTCAGTCCCCAAGCCAACCTATGCAGTCATCATCATCCATGCTTGTCAGGAGGAGTCAAAGAAAAAGCAAGAAAACAACAAGAGCTCTAGAGTATGTGATGCAGATAGCACGCCGAAGAAGATGA